From a region of the Oncorhynchus keta strain PuntledgeMale-10-30-2019 chromosome 13, Oket_V2, whole genome shotgun sequence genome:
- the LOC118392566 gene encoding importin-8-like isoform X4, translating into MVSQYWQDREPSLGEVVFPFNIHENDRTQIRDNIVEGIIQCPESIRAQLTVCLRAIIKHDFPGRWTAIVDKIGLYLQSQNSGSWYGSLLALYQLVKTYEYKKAEERDPLLAAMQIFLPRIQQLVTQLLPDGTIFSVLIQKQILKIFHALVQYSLPLQLINNTVITQWMELLRAVMDRDVPPETLEVDEDDRPDLVWWKSKKWALYIITRLFERYGSPGNVTKEYFEFADFFLKTYAVGIQQVLLKVLDQHRQKQYVTPHVLQKSLNYLNQGLSHSLTWKHMKPHMQTISQEVIFPLMCYKDEDEKLWQEDPYEYIRMKFNVYDDHALPATAAQSLLCKAARKRKEVLPQMMEFCHQIMMEPSADPRRKDGALHVIGSLAELLLKKRVYREQMELMLQNYVFPLLNSPLGYLRARSCWVLHSFSPLRFHNELVLRNAVELVKQGLIADKEMPVKVEAAIALQTLVSNQEQAKVYIRPYIRPVMQELLHVIKETENDDLTNVIQKMICEYNQEVAVIAVDMTQNLAEIFTKVLQSEEYEESEDKTVMALGILSTIDTILTVMEDHKEITQQLEGICLQVIGLVLQKPIIGMAEFYEEILSLGFGLTCQTISPQMWQLLAVLYEVFQNDCFDYFTDMMPLLHNYVTVDTDMLLSNPKYLEVIYNMCKKVLTSDAGEDAECHAAKLLEVIVLQCRGRGIDQCIPLFVEAVLERLTRGVKSSELRTMCLQVAIAALYYNPALLIHTLDNMHFPHTPQPITAHFINQWMNDTEFFLGLHDRKMCIIGLSVLMELPSRPVVVDGIAAQIVPSVLLLFLGLKHLYSSRLNKPDLLACPGLPEEDQNEEIPSDEDEVNENCNAMMQQQTSTRVGHEDDEEEEDDEDYWDEEGLERTPLEEYNTPLDYDNGEDEYQFFTAALLRVQNTDQPWYQSLTTPLSDDQKKQLQEIYSLSQQRRSTAAKGQW; encoded by the exons ATGGTGAGCCAGTACTGGCAGGACCGCGAGCCCTCTCTAGGGGAGGTGGTGTTCCCCTTCAACATCCACGAGAACGACCGCACTCAGATCAGAGACAACATCGTGGAGGGCATCATCCAGTGTCCCGAGTCCATCCG GGCCCAGTTGACAGTGTGTTTGCGAGCCATCATAAAGCATGACTTCCCTGGGCGCTGGACGGCCATAGTGGATAAGATCGGCCTGTATCTGCAGTCTCAGAACAGTGGCAGCTGGTACGGCAGCCTGCTGGCCCTCTACCAGCTTGTCAAGACCTACGA gtataAGAAGGCGGAGGAGAGGGATCCGCTGCTAGCAGCCATGCAGATCTTCCTGCCCCGTATACAGCAGCTCGTCACCCAGCTACTGCCTGACGGCACCATCTTCTCTGTCCTCATACAGAAACAGATCCTCAAGATCTTCCACGCACTCGTACAG TACTCCCTGCCTCTCCAGCTGATTAATAACACAGTCATTACCCAGTGGATGGAGCTCCTCAGAGCTGTTATGGACAGAGATGTCCCCCCA GAGACGTTGGAAGTGGATGAGGATGACCGTCCTGACTTGGTGTGGTGGAAGAGTAAGAAGTGGGCCCTATACATCATCACCAGACTGTTCGAGAG GTACGGAAGCCCAGGCAACGTGACAAAGGAGTACTTTGAGTTTGCAGACTTTTTCTTGAAGACGTACGCTGTAGGGATCCAACAG GTCCTGTTGAAGGTGCTGGACCAACACCGACAGAAGCAGTATGTCACGCCTCACGTCCTCCAGAAGTCTCTTAACTACCTGAACCAGGGCCTGTCTCACTCCCTCACCTGGAAACACATGAAGCCACACATGCAG ACCATCAGCCAAGAGGTGATCTTCCCTCTAATGTGTTACAAAGACGAGGATGAGAAACTGTGGCAGGAGGATCCATACGAGTACATCCGCATGAAATTCA ATGTGTATGATGACCATGCCCTCCCTGCCACCGCCGCCCAGAGCCTCCTGTGTAAAGCAGCCCGCAAGAGGAAGGAG GTTCTTCCCCAGATGATGGAGTTCTGCCACCAGATCATGATGGAGCCCTCTGCTGACCCCCGCAGGAAGGATGGGGCGCTGCATGTCATCGGCTCACTAGCCGAACTCCTACTGAAG AAGAGGGTGTACAGGGAGCAGATGGAGCTGATGTTACAGAATTACGTTTTCCCTCTACTCAACTCCCCTCTGGGATACCTCCGGGCcagg TCGTGCTGGGTGCTGCATTCGTTCAGCCCGCTGCGTTTCCATAACGAGTTGGTCCTGAGGAATGCGGTGGAGCTGGTCAAACAGGGCCTCATAGCAGACAAGGAGATGCCCGTCAAGGTGGAGGCTGCTATCGCCTTGCAGACACTGGTCAGCAACCAGGAGCAAG cTAAGGTCTACATCAGGCCCTACATCCGGCCTGTCATGCAGGAGCTGCTCCACGTCATCAAGGAGACGGAGAACGATGACCTCACTAATGTCATTCAGAAGATGATCTGCGAGTACAACCAGGAAGTGGCTGTCATCGCCGTCGACATGACCCAGAACCTG GCTGAGATCTTCACCAAGGTGCTACAGAGTGAAGAGTATGAGGAGAGTGAAGACAAGACGGTGATGGCTCTGGGGATCCTCAGCACCATAGACACCATACTCACTGTTATGGAGGACCACAAGGAG atcacTCAGCAGTTGGAGGGCATCTGTTTACAGGTGATAGGCCTGGTGCTGCAGAAGCCCATCATAGGTATGGCAG agtTCTACGAGGAGATTCTGTCCCTGGGGTTTGGGTTGACCTGCCAGACCATCTCCCCTCAGATGTGGCAGCTACTGGCGGTGCTCTACGAGGTCTTCCAGAACGACTGCTTTGACTACTTCACGG ATATGATGCCTCTTTTGCACAACTACGTTACCGTGGATACAGACATGCTCCTGTCCAACCCCAAATATTTAGAGGTCATATACAACATGTGCAAAAAG GTGCTGACCAGTGATGCAGGTGAGGATGCAGAGTGTCACGCTGCTAAGCTGCTAGAGGTCATCGTGCTCCAGTGTCGGGGGAGGGGCATTGACCAG TGTATCCCGTTGTTCGTGGAGGCTGTGTTGGAGAGGCTAACCAGAGGTGTGAAGTCCAGTGAGCTGAGGACCATGTGTCTGCAGGTGGCCATCGCTGCTCTCTACTACAACCCAGCCCTGCTCATCCACACGCTGGACAACATGCACTTCCCCCACACCCCACAGCCCATCACCGCTCACTTCATCAACCAGTGGATGAATGACACTGAGTTCTTCCTGGG gctccaTGACCGTAAGATGTGTATCATCGGACTGAGTGTTCTGATGGAGCTACCCTCCAGGCCAGTGGTGGTAGACGGGATAGCGGCTCAGATTGTCCCCAGCGtcctgctcctcttcctggggcTCAAACACCTTTACTCCTCCCGCCTCAACAAGCCAGATCTTCTGGCCTGTCCTGGGTTACCGGAGGAAGACCAGAACG AGGAGATCCCTAGTGATGAGGACGAGGTGAATGAGAACTGTAACGCCATGATGCAACAGCAGACTAGCACACGCGTAGGC